The DNA window TGGACGTCAAGGAGCTGCAGGACCACTACGGACCGGACTTCATGCTGATCCACGTGAAGGTGAGCGACGACGATACCCGCCTCGAACGGGCGCGGGTGCGGGGAACCGAGAGGGATCCCAAGACGATGGAGGATCTCCATCGCCACGACGCCCGGGAGGAGAAGAGTTTCGGCGTCTCCAAGGCGACCGCCCTCGCCAACTACACCATCCCGAACAACGGTGACCTGGAGGATCTCCACGCCGAGGTGGACGCTTGGGTGGAAGAACACCTGCCGGAGCTGACGAAGCGCTGATCGCCGCCCGATAGAGTCTTCGAGAATGAAAAACCGCTTCCGCGAGGGAGCGGTTTTTTCGCGCTCGTCATTCGGGCCGAGCGCCGGCGGGACCGCCCTCTTCCATTCGCCGGACCGCCTCCTCCGCCTCCTTCCCCTCGAGCCAGAGAACGCCCTCACCGAGAAGAACCGCCCGCGGAGAGGGACCTTCCAGAAAGCGGACGAGACGGGCCGCGAAATCCCTCGCCCGCGCCTCCACGATCGCGGGGCGGTCGGCGGCGGATCGGAGGACCCACAGCTCGGGCGGGCGCCCCTGGAAACGAATCGAGAGAATGCCGGAGGGACTCATCGAAGGTTCCCCGTCGAGGAGCGCGCGCTCTTCCTCCCCGATCGATCGGATCGCCGCGGCCGCCGCTTCCTCCGGCGTCGCGCCTCGACCGATCGCGCCAAGCCAAGCCCGAGACGCCTCCGCGCGGATTCGCCGGACCCGAGCTCGGAAGCGCTCCGCCGCCTCCGGGAGAGGCGTTCCCGACGCCGAGGCTGCCGACACGGATGGAACGGCCCCGTAGAGCCTCTCCGCCTCCTTCGCGCCGGGGGATCCCTCCACGCATCCCCACGCAGGATCGAAAAGGCGGCCGTCGATTCGGAGCGCGCCCCCCGGCGCCGCTTCGATCGTGGCGCCTCTGGCGACCTCTTCGCCGCAGAGAAAGAGACGGTTCGTCCCGGCCGGTTCGATTCGGATCGGGAACCCGTCCCGATCACTCTCACCGCACCCAATCAGGAAGAAAAACGCCGCGGCGTGAACCGCGGCGATCATCCGTGCGCGCCGTGGGCGCATCGACGTACCCTCTCGAACAGGCTCAGCGTATATACCCGAGGGACCGGAGCTTCTCCACCACTTCCTCCTCCATGTCCACCACCTCGCCTCCCCGGAGCGATCCGCCGGTTCTCTCGAGCTGTCCCCGAAACCAGGCGAGAAGGAGATCCGCCATCTCCTTCACGATTTCTTCGTCGGTCTCGGCGAGATCCTGCTTCTCGCCGGGGTCGATGAGGAGGTCGAAGAGGGCCATCCTCCGCTGCTCCTCGTTGTAGGAAAACTTGTACCGTTCGCCGATCACCGCCTTCCACTCCTGTCCGTAGAGGAGCGATTCGGCGAAGCGGTAGCGCGGCCCGTCGGGCGCCTTCCCCTCGATCAGCGGCGCCAACGACTCGCCGTCCAGGTCCCCCTCCCCCCCGTCCTCCTCGCCGAGAACATCGAGAAGGGTGGGCATCACGTCCACGAGGCCGACCCGCCGGTCCACCTCGGCGGGCTTGAAGCGGTTTCCGGCGCGGAGAAGGAGCGGCACATGGAGCAGTTCCTCGTAGAGGCTGTGCCCGTGCTCGAAGCGACCGTGATCCCAGAACTCCTCGCCGTGATCGGCGGTCACCACCACCACCGTTTCATCCATCAGGCCGGCGCCGTCCATCCATTCGAAGAAGCGTCCGCACCCCTCGTCCACGGCGGCGATTTCGGCGCGATAGAGCGTGCGGGCGAAGTCGCGGATCTCCGGCGTAACCATCCTCTCCTTCTTCCAGCGCTCCACGCCGGTGAAGGGGGGCTCCATCTCCCAGTCATAGGTTTCCAGAAAACGGGTTCGGAAAGGCTCGGGCGGGTCGAAGTCCATGTGCGGATCGAACAGATGAATCAGCAGGAAGAAGGGCTCCTCCCGGTTCTCGTCCAGCCAGCGGATCGCCTCGTCGAATGTCTCGCCGGCGCGGCGGATGGTGAGGTTCGCGCCGGGGACGTAATCGTAGAGGTCGAAGCCCCGGTCGAGGCCGAGCACCGGGTCGAGGAAGGCGACGTTGACGAAGGCCGCCGTGCGGAAGCCGGCCGCGCGGAGCCTCTCCGGCAGGGTGGTCACCTCGTCGCGCAGCCGGGAGAACTCCGGATAACGGCCGGCGGCTCCGTGCGACGTGGGATAGAGGCCGGTGAGCAGCGACGCGACGGAGGGGAGGGTCCAGGGAGCGGGCGATGAGGCGCGGGTGAAACGGACCGCCCTCTCCGTGAAGGCGTCCAGGTTCGGCGTGACCGGCCCCGCCTCGGTTCGGGCGCCCACGTCGTCGTATCGGCAGGTGTCGATCAGAATCAGCACGGCGCCGCGCAAAGGCGCCTTCTCCCCCCCTCCACAGGAGAGGAACAACGACGCGAGCAGGAGCGCCGCCGCCCCGCGCGCCATCCGGCCTCCGGTTCTCGTCCTCATCCGCGTTCTCCTCCCTCGCCCGTTCGGACGCATTACAATGGGTACCACAGCCGGCCCGCCGCGCCAACCCCGGAGGAGGGCTTTCGGGTTGTCGGTCCGGCGTGCGGGGTGCTAGCCTCGGCGCATGGCCAAGCGAACCGGTCCGCTCCGCGGCCTGCTCCCCGAGATCGTCCTTTATGGAATCGCATTCGCGGCGCAGGCTCTTTACATCATTACCATTCGAAACGAGCCGACCTTCCGCGCCCCCGTCGTGGACGGCGGCGTTTACGTCGCGGCCGCCGAGTCGATTCTGCGCGGGGAGGGGATCGGCCCCGGGCCCTTCCGCTTCGGGCCCCTCTACCCGTACATGCTCGCGCTCTGGCTCCGCCTCGCCGGCGGTTCGCTCCTCGGCGCGCACCTTCTCCAGGCGCTCTGGACCGCCCTCACGGCGCCCCTTCTCCACAGACTCGGCCGCGCCCTCCTCGGCCGGACCGCGGGGCTCGTCGCCGGTTTCGCCGCCGCCTTCTACTGGCCGCTGATCTATTTCGCCGGCGAGCCGCTGATCGAGCCGGTTCTCCTGCCGATCCTCCTCGTCTCCCTCCTCCTTCTCCTCCGCATGGAACGGAAGGGAGGCGGATGGACGGTCTTCGCCGCCGGCGCCGCGCTCGGCCTCTCGGCGATCGCCCGGCCGAACGCGCTCTTCCCGGCGGGAGTCTTCATCCTCCGCGAAGCGCTCCGCCGCCGCCCGGCGCGCGCCGCGATTCTTCTCGCCGGCGTTCTCCTCCCCGTCCTGCCGGTCACGGTTCGGAACGTCGTCGCCGGCGGTGACGCGGTGTTGATCAGCTCCACCGCGGGGATCAACTTTTACATCGGAAACAACGAGCGCTCCGGCGGGCGTGACTCCTCCTTCCCCGGCATGGTGCAGTGGACCTTCGACAAGGTGCACCGCCTCGCGGAGATCGAAACGGGACACGCGATGAAACCCTCCGCGGTCTCCCGTCACTATCTCCGGAAGGGACTCGCCTGGGCCGCCCTCGAACCGGGGCGCTTCCTCCTCCTGCAGGGGCGCAAGGCGGTCGCCCTCCTCTCTTCCTATGAAATGCCGAACGTGAAGGATCCCCTGTTCTACCGAGACCGATCCCCCTTCCTCCGGCTCCCGCTCTTCCTCGGTTTCGGCGCGGCGGCCCCCCTGGCGCTTCTCGGACTCTTGCGGCGGAGACGGCGTCCCGGCGAGGGGACGGCGCTCCTCTTCTTCGGCGCCTGGACCTTCTCGGCGTTGCTCTTTTTCGTGAACGCCCGCTACCGTCTGCCTCTCGTCCCCTTCTTCCTCCTCTATGGGGCGATGGGGGCGACTCGCCTCGCCGGCGCGATGCGGGCGGACCGGAGGCGGGCGGCGGCGCTCATCGCCGCGCTGATCGCCGCGTTTTTCCTCGTCAACTGGAACCCCCTCGGACGCGTCGATGATCCCTCGCAGGCGTGGTTCAACGAGGCGTGGGCGCGCCAGCAAACCGGCGACCGGGAGGGGGCGCTGGAGGGTTACGACCGCGTGAACCCCGGAAGCGCGTGGTATCCTTTGGCGCTGAACAACCGAGCGGTGCTCTTTCTGCGGGAGGCGTCCGTGGACAAGGCGCTCCGGGATCTGGTCCGGGCGGTGGAGATCGACTCGACCTATTACGATGCGTGGTCGAACCTCGGCCGCGTCTACTACAACGCCGGACGGCCCGACGAGGCGGCGCTCGCTTTCGGGCGCGCGGCGCGTCTCCGGCCGGACGACCCGGCGCACCACGCCAACCTGGGCCTCGCCCGGAAAGGGACGGGGGACCTGGAGGGGGCCGCGGAGGCCTTTCGGGGGGCGCTCCGCGCGGACGACGGCTACGGGAAGGCTCGGGAGCACCTGGCGGAGACGCTGGTCATTCTCGGCGCGAACGACGAGGCGCGGGCGGAACTGGAGAGGATCCTCCGGGACGACCCGAGGAACGCCACCGCCTGGTACCACCTCGGGACGGTGCGGCGGCGCTCGGGGGACGACGCCGGCGCGCGCGAGGCGTGGCGCACCGTGATCCGCCTCGAGCCGGATGGGCGCCTCGCCCCACTCGCCCGCGCCGCCCTCGGAGAGTAGGCGGCCCGCGCGTTGTCCCCCTCCCCCCCATCGGCTACACTCGTCTTTTCGAAACGGGAGAGGACGATGGAAACGGAGCGCCACATGCCGTACCGGAACGCCCTGGTGATCCAGACCGGGTTCGTGGGGGACATGGTGCTCACCTCTCCCCTTCTGCGGGCGCTCCGGAACGCGGCGCCGGAAGGGAGGCTCACGCTCCTCCACGATCCGCGCACCGAGGGGATCGTCCGCGCGTGCCCGCACCTCGACGAGAGGATCGTCTACCGGAAGCGGGGAGAGGAGCGCGGCTTCCGCGCCGGGCTCCGACTCGTGCGACGCCTCCGCGCGGCCCGTTACGACCTGGTCGTCTCGCCGCACCGCTCCATCCGGAGCGGGCTCCTGGCGTTCCTCTCCGGCGCCCCCCGGCGGATCGGTTTCCGCCATCCTTCCTGCTCCCTCTTCTACACCGACGTCGTCGATTACAACCGCTGGGAGGGGACCTTCATCCGGAGGAAGCTCCGCCTGCTCGAACCGCTCGGAGTCGAGGGGGCGGACGAAACGCCGGAACTCTACCTCGCCGCGGAAGACAGGGAAGAGGCGCGCCTCCTCCTCGGCGACGCGGAGGTGCGCCCCCCCTACGCGGTTCTCGCCGTCGGCTCCGCCTGGCCGACCAAGCGATGGCCGGCGGAGCGTTTCGGCGAGCTGGCGGCGCTCCTCGCCGCCGACGGGATCGCCTCCGTCGCCGTGGGCGGGCCGGACGAAAAGGACGCGGGGCGCCGGGCGGCCGCGATCGGGCCGTTGGCGGACCTGACCGGCCGAACCGGTCTCGGCGCGGTGGGGGCGCTTCTCGAAGGGGCGGCGCTCTTCGTCGGCAACGACTCGGGCGTGCTCCACATGGCGCGGGCGGCGCGCACGCCGGCGGTCGCCCTCTTCGGGCCGACCGGCCCGGAGCAGTTCGCTTTCGACTCGTTGGTACGGGTCGTGAAGAGCGACGAGCCCTGCGCCCCCTGCTCCGACCACGGCGGCCGCGAGTGTCCGCGCGGCGCGCCGGTCTGCCTCGCCCGCATCTCCGCCGCCCGGGTGAAGGACGAAGCGTCGGCGCTCCTCCGCGCCGCGCCGGAGCCGGCCGATGCCTGATCGCGCGATGGAAACCCCCGCCCGGAACGTGGTCGTTTTCCGCACCGACCGGATCGGCGACCTGATCCTGAGCACCCCTCTCTTCGAGGCGATCAAGATCGCGTCGCCGGAAACGCGGGTCACCCTTGTCGCCCCTCCCTACGCACTCCCGGCGGTGGAGGAGAATCCCCATCTGGACGAAACGATTCCTTGGGACATCAAGGGATGGGCGGAGGTGCGCCCCTTCGCCGCGCGCCTCCGACGGGAGCGCTTCGACGCGGCGGTCCTTCTGAACCCCGGTTGGTACGACGGATGGGCGGCGGTGATCGCCGGCATCCCCTTCCGGACCGGCCCCCTCGCCCGCCCCGCCGGATTCGCGCTCCTCAACCGGGGCGTGCGGCAGGCCCGCTCCCGCTCCAGGCTGCACCAGTCCGAGCTGGACGCCGCCTTCGCGAAGACGATCACGGGAAGGACGCGAAAGGGGACGCCGCGCCCCCGCATCTGGCTCCGCGACGAAGAACGGCGGCGCGGAGGCGCGCTCCTCCTCGGTTCGGGGATGAACGCCTCCCCGCCGCGGGTCGGCATCCACGCCGGATCGGGCGGTTCGGCGGTCCTCTGGCCCGAGAGGCACTACGCGGCCCTCGGACGCCTCTTCACGCGGGAAGGGTGGAACGTGGCGCTCACCGGCGGACCCGGCGAGGAAGAGAGGGTCGCCCGTCTCGCGGCGGAGATCGGCGACCGCGCCTTCCCCCTCGCCGGGACGGCGGACCTGCGCGTCTTCTTCGGGATGCTCACGCACCTCGATCTCTTCATCGCGCCGAGCACCGGGCCTCTTCACGCGGCGGCGGCGCTCGGCGTGCCGGTGGCCGCCCCCTATTCCCCTCTCCCGTCGCAGAGCGCCGGTCGCTGGGGGCCGCGCGCCGACCGGGCCGTCGTTCTCACGCCGGACGTGGATTGCCCCGAGAGGATCCGCTGCGCCGGAGAACGCTGCCCTCACCACCCCTGCATGGAACGGATCGAGCCGGAACGGTTCTTCGAGGAGGCGGCGGCCCTCGCCCGGCGCGGGAGGGAATCGCGATGAGGGAGACGATCTCGGCCGTGGTCATCACGCGAAACGAGGAGGCGGAGATCGCCGACTGCCTCGCCGCCCTTCGATGGGCGGACGAGATCGTGGTGATGGACAGCGAGTCGACGGACCGGACCGTGGAGATCGCCCGGGGGATCGCCGACCGTGTGGAACTCCGCCCCTTCAGCGGCTTCACCGATCAGAAGAGGGCGGTCACGGAGATCGCGCGCGGCCCCTGGATCCTGAACGTGGACGCCGACGAGAGGGTCGGGCCGGAGCTGCGCGACGAGATCCTCGCCCTGCTGGAGCGCGGACCCGACCGGAACGGCTACACCGTGCCGCGGCTCACCTGGTACCTGGGCCGCTTCATTCGGCACGGAGGATGGTATCCGGACCGGAAACTGCGCCTCTTCCGCAAGGAGCGGGCGGAATGGATCGGCGGCATGGTCCACGAGTCGGTCCGCGTCGACGGCCCGACGGGCGAGCTGATCCATCCTCTCCTCCACTACTCTTTCCGCGCGCTGGACGACCACCGCGCCACCATCGAGAGATTCACGCGGCTCGGCGCCGAAGACCTCGCCAAGCGAGGTCGGGGCGGCCGTCTGTTCGACATCGTCCTCCGCCCGCCCGCCGCGTTCCTGAAGTTCTATCTTCTCCGCGCCGGCTTTCTGGACGGCTGGCGGGGTCTGTTGATCGCGCTCTTCTCGGCGCGGCACACGGGGCTGAAACACTTGCGGGCGCGGCGCCTCCGGCGGGCGAAGGGGGCGCGGCGCGGGGAGAAATCATGAGCGACGGGGCGAAAGGCAAGAACCCGATTCTCTTCAACCGGTACGGGATCACGCGGGTCGTTTGGCGGGCGTTACTCTACCCCCTGATCCTCGGGGCGGCGGTGATCGCCCTCGGCATCGTCTTCTCGCCGCTATTGGGACGGACGGAGTTCTCCGTCGGCGCGACCTCCTTGGAAGATATCGGTCCGGGTTTCGTCCTCGCCGGGTACGCGATGCTGATCGCCGCGCTCCTCGTCGCCGGCTACGTGATGACGCGCTTTCTCGACCGGCGCCCCTTCGCGGGAATCGGCCTCGGCCTCCACGAGCGATGGGGAACGGAGCTGGGCACCGGCCTCGTGCTCGGCGCGTTCTTCATCACCGCCGTGGTGCTCCTGCAAACGCTCGCCGGCTCCGTTCGGCTCTCCCCCGCCGGCGGCGATCCGGGCGGGGTCGCGGCCCGCCTTCTCGTGCACGCGGCGATCTTCGTCTGCGTCGCGGTCCTCGAAGAGCTCGCCTTCCGCGGCTACGCGCTCCAGCTTCTCGCGGAGGGTTTCTCGCTCTTCGGCGACCGGGCGGGGAAGATCGTCGCCGCCCTCCTCCTCTCCATCCCCTTCGGCGTGACCCATTATTTCAACACCGGAGGGACCCTCACCGGGGCGCTCTCCACGGGACTCGCCGGGCTGATCCTCTCCCTCGCCTATTTCCGCACCCGGAGCCTCTGGCTTCCGATCGGCATGCACGTCACCTGGAACTTCTTCATGGCCGCCGTCTACTCGCTCCCGGTGAGCGGCGAGATACTCCCCCGCACCCCCTTCGATGCGTCCGTCGGCGGACCGGTCTGGGCGAGCGGCGGGAGCTTCGGGCCGGAGGGGAGCCTTTTCGCCTTCCTGGTCATGATCGGCATGGCGGTCTTCCTCATGCGGTGCCGGGGGTTGTTTATCTCCGAGAAGGCGGCGGCCTGGTTCCCGGCGCCCGCCGAGAGAACCGCCGCGAAAGAGGAAGAGGCGGAGTCGAAAGAAAAGCCCGCCGTCGAGGCGGGCCCGTAGCGGTTCTCGTTCGATTCGCCGGAGGCGATCCGGCGTGTGGGCAGAGGAGGGCGGCCGGCGCCGGCTAGCGGTCCCCTTCGCTCGGGGACCGGCGGAGGCGATCCGGGTCGGTGACGGTACGCTTCGTCCCTCCATGGCAACGGCGGTCACGCTTCGCGAACCGTCTCTCGGGCGTGATTCGCCTCCGGTCCACGCAGGGCATCTCGACCTCCGCCTCCCTCCGTTCGATGGCCCGCAGAAGAAGGTCCACGTTCTCCCGCCGCGCGAAGAGGCGCTGGAACCGGTCGTACCCCTCGCAGGGAAAATACGTGGCCGCAATCGGGCCGAGCACGGCCATCGCGTCCACCCGCGCCGGGGCGTGCGGTTCGTTCCTCGCCAAAAGCGCGATGGCGGGCGTAGCCATCCCCATGGTCACCACCCTCTCGGCGATCCCCTCGATCAGGTCGCCGTCCCGGATCGGTTCCGACCCGCCGAAAGGAGCGTGTCTCGTCGCTTTACGTGTCATATGCTCGTCGCCTCGCTCAAGGGGGCATTTCCATTGAAAGGAGCGGCTTCGCGCCGGGTCGCGCTCCGGTCGGAACGTGACGGCCGCCGAAGGCCGCTCCATTTTATCTCGTGGAAAAGGAAAGGGCCGGGCGAACCGGCGCGCCGGCCGGTCCGGCCGGTCCGGCCGGTGACGGTCGCTTCCGGCGAACGAAATGAGAAGCCGAACCGCGGGGCGGCGACGGACCGCCGCGCCGCGCGGGAAACGCCTCGTGCCATACCTGCATCCTAATCCTCTTCCCCCGAACCGTCAAGCGGCGGGCGCGGTTTCCCGGCGTCTTGACCGGTTCCCTCCGGTCCTGCTACCGTCTCCCGCGCCAAGGAGAGGAGGAGCGTCATGCGTTTGCCGGTGATCGAGTATCTGCGCGCCGCCCGGGCGCCTCGGGACGTGGAGTTCGACCTTTCGCGGAGCGGCATGCCGGAGGTTCCGCCGGAACGCCTCGGCGTGCCGGCGAACCGCCTTTTTCTGGACGAAGGGGCGGACTGGGGGGGACCGACCTTACGCGCGGCGATCGCGCGCTCCTTCCGCCTCCCGGAGTCGGACGTCCTCCCCGCCCACGGCACCACCTTCGCGATCTTCCTCGTCTGCGCCGCCCTCCTGGAGCGCGGGGACCGCGTGCTCGTCGAGCGCCCCGCCTACGAGCCGCTTCTCTCGATCCCGCGGTTTTTCGACGCCGCGGTGGACCGATTCGACCGCCCCTTCGCGGAGGATTACCGGATCGACCGGGACCGTCTCGCCGGAGCGGTCCGTCCGGACACGCGCCTTCTGATCCTCACGGACCCGCACAACCCGTCGGGCCGGGTTCTGTCGGAAGAGGACCGGACATGGCTCGCCCGTTTCGCCGAGGAGCGCGACTTGAACGTTCTCCTCGACGAGGTGTACATCGACTTCACCGGCGTCGACGGTTTTCGGCAGGCCCGCTCCCTCGGAGAGAGGATGATCTCCATCGGCAGCCTGACCAAGGTGTACGGTCTCGGCCGCCTCCGCGTCGGCTGGATCCTGGCGCGGCCGGAACTGATCGCGCGAGCGGCGCCCCTCTACGACTACACCCTCGGCGATCCGAGCGGACCGTCGGCGGCGCTCGGCGTGGCGGCCTTCGGGATGCGAGAGGTTTTGCGCGAGACGGGGCGGCGGCGGGCGGAGGAGAACCGGCGAATCGTGGCGGAGTGGATGGCGGGGCGTCCCGAGCTGGAATGGGTGGAGCCCGGCGCGGGGATCGTCGCCTTTCCGCGCTTCCGCGGCGGGGTCCCCTTGGAAGGGGGCGACTCGTCGGCGTTCGTGAAAAAAGCGAGCGCCCGGCACGGCGTGCTCACCGTACCGGGCGCCTATTTTGAAGATCCGCGCGGCTTCCGCGTCGGCTTCGGGATCGAGACGGACCGCCTCGCGGCGGCGCTCGAACGCCTCGGCCGGGCGGTCGCCGAAGCGGTCTAGTGGCAGCAGTTCTTGAAGGACAACCCCGGAAGCTCGGCGCCTTCGAGGTCCTCGATCAACGCGAGCAGATCCTCCATGTATTCTTCCGCGTCGTAGACGACGCCGTCGATCACGATCCAGATCCCCGGCTCTTCGCTACTGCAATCGGTGACGAAGAAGCTCGCCTCTTTCTTGCCCGCGATGGTGAGATCGCCGGTCACGCAGGTGTCCGGATCGGAGACCAGAACCATGTCGAAGCGGACGGCCGGCGCGACGGTGGTCCAGAGACTGAAGGTTCCGCGGGCTCCCACTTCCTCCTCGCCCACATCGAGCATCTTGAGAGTCGCCTCAAAGTACGTCTTGTCGATGGTTGCGTCGTCGTACCAACCGGAGGCGACAAGGGAGTCGGCGCCGGTCATCTCTAAATCGGCCAGGAAACAGAAGTCGCAGACCACGCCTTGCAAGGAGACATCGGCGCTCGTCACCTCGACGTCATCGAGGTCGCCGAGATCTTCCATGTTGGTCGCGATGTGCCCGGATAGATCCAGATACGCCGAATCCGCGAAATCGTCGAGGTGGATCGCGCCCCGGATATCCATGTTCATGTCGGCCAGGTTGGTGTCCACGTCGAACTCATAAATGGTGATGTCGCCGGGCCAGAGCGTGCCCATCGTGTCCGCCGCGGTCATCAGGATCTTCACCGCGTTCGCGGGGGACGCGCTCGTCCGCTCCATGCCGGCGAGGGTGTCGAAAAGCGTGCCTGTCTGCGTCCAGGTGCCGTACAGGTCCTCGATGTCGGCGCCCAGCAAGGAAAGCATGAAGAACATCTCATTCATGTTCTCCTCGATCGCGTCCTCGTTCAGCATGTACATGGAGGGACACTCGTCGCTCACCGAGCCGACGGGAGCCAGAAAATCCTCCACGGTTGCGAAGATCTCCTCGGCCGTCAGCGTGTCGTCGCCGCCGCCGCCCGCCGGGTTGTCGTCATCGTCACCGCCGCATCCGGGGAAAAAGGCGAGAGCGAGGGCGAAACTAAAAGCCGCCGTAAGAAAGAACCAGCGTCGCATCACAGAGCACCTCCGCGTGAAGAGTGAAACGCCAATATTGTGTCGGTCCATCCCGGCAAACGCTAGCACCGGTCCGGACCCGGGGTCAATGAGAAGTAATCGCCCCCCGCGAAACGCCCGGAAGGGATCCGGGCTCCGCTCGTATCCGATTATCGGCCGCCGGGCGTTTTTCCAAAGGGCGGATCGGCGGAACCCGGGCGGGGAGCGGCAAACCGGGAGCGCGCGACGGGGAGGCGCACCGGCGGGCATGCGCGCCCTCCTTGACCCTCCCCCCCCGCCCCCTCTACCATCGGCTGCGCCGGGCGGCACGCGGCCGTAGGGGGACGGGTATGGACGAGAACAAGCGGACGATTTTCGAACGGTCGGTCCCCTGGCTCTATCTTGTTTTCTTTTTCTTCCTCCTCCAGCCCCTCACCACGGGAATCGGCCGCCTCCTCCCCGGCCCGCGGGTGGACACCTTCCAGAACCTGTGGAACTTCTGGTGGGTGCGGCGCGCCTTTCTGGATCTGGGGACCGGGCCGTTTTTCACGCCGGACCTTCTCTGGCCGGGGGGAGCGGACCTCTCCTACCACACCCTCTCCCTCGGAAACACGCTCCTCGCCGTCCCTCTCGGCGGGATCCTGTCGCCGGCGGCGCTTCTGGGACTCTGCCTGACCCTCGCCTACCCGATCGGCGCCTGGGGGGCTTACCTCCTCTCGCGGGAACTGGGCGCGGGGCGGGCGGGCGCTTTTCTGGGCGGCCTCTTCTTCGCCCTCTTCCCACACCACCTGGACCAGATCCACTCGCACCTGAACCTGACGTCCAATCAGTTCCTCCCCTTCTTTCTTCTCTACCTCGTGCGGACGCTCCGGCGCCCCTCCCTTCGGGCGGCGCTCCTGTCGGGGCTTTTCCTGGCGATCCAGGCGTGGTTCTGTCTCACCTACATGATGCAGGGGCTCCTCCTCGCCGCGGCCGCGGCGACTGCGGCGCTCCTCTTTCCGCCAGGCGGGCGGCGGGAGCGGCGCTGGATCCCGAGACTCGCCGCCGGCCTCGCCCTCTTTCTCCTGTTGATCGCGCCCCTCGTCGTTCCGCCGCTCCGCTCGTCGGAGGCGCGAGGAGAGTTCACGTATAAAAATGTGCGGCCGAACCTCTCCGCGTCGCTCGAGACGCTCGCGTCCCCCGGCGTCTTCCACCCGGTGCTGGGGAAGACGGTGCACTCCCGAAACAGGCGCTACGACCATCTCCCTCGGGGCTCCACCACCTACCTCGGCCTGGCGGCGCTCGTTCTCGCCGGGGCGGGGATCCGCCGCCGCCGATCGTCCCTCCTCCTCGCCGGCGGCGCCTTTCTCTTTCTGCTTCTCTCCCTCGGGCCGGACCTGATGGTGCGGATCGGCGTGACGACCGGAATTCCCCTCCCCTACCGGATCGTGCAGTCCCTCCCGATCCTCCGTTTTCTGCGCGTGCCGAACCGTTTTCTGATCCCCTATTCGCTGTTGGCGGCGCCCCTGGTGGCGGCCGGTTTCACGCGGCTTTGGGCGGACCG is part of the Candidatus Eisenbacteria bacterium genome and encodes:
- a CDS encoding pyridoxal phosphate-dependent aminotransferase, with translation MRLPVIEYLRAARAPRDVEFDLSRSGMPEVPPERLGVPANRLFLDEGADWGGPTLRAAIARSFRLPESDVLPAHGTTFAIFLVCAALLERGDRVLVERPAYEPLLSIPRFFDAAVDRFDRPFAEDYRIDRDRLAGAVRPDTRLLILTDPHNPSGRVLSEEDRTWLARFAEERDLNVLLDEVYIDFTGVDGFRQARSLGERMISIGSLTKVYGLGRLRVGWILARPELIARAAPLYDYTLGDPSGPSAALGVAAFGMREVLRETGRRRAEENRRIVAEWMAGRPELEWVEPGAGIVAFPRFRGGVPLEGGDSSAFVKKASARHGVLTVPGAYFEDPRGFRVGFGIETDRLAAALERLGRAVAEAV